A part of Gemmatimonas groenlandica genomic DNA contains:
- the pstB gene encoding phosphate ABC transporter ATP-binding protein PstB, whose product MITDIHGLPGAVVLERFSAWFGAAPALHNVDFAVRPRSVTALIGPSGSGKSTLLRAINRLNDELPGARHAGRLLLDGDNVYDPAVDVSELRQRVGMVFQRSNPFPRSVFDNVAYGPRLNTGAAGRALDDSVEDALRRAALWDEVKDRLRDNALTLSGGQQQRLCIARALANRPSLLLLDEPTSALDPQATQRIEELLYDLQQDLTIIIVTHNLHQAARVSRRTALLVDGVLVEDAATDLLFTRPADSRTEAFITGRFG is encoded by the coding sequence ATGATCACCGACATCCACGGCCTTCCTGGCGCCGTCGTTCTCGAGCGCTTCTCCGCGTGGTTCGGTGCGGCGCCCGCGTTGCACAATGTCGACTTCGCGGTCCGCCCGCGGTCCGTCACCGCGCTCATCGGTCCATCCGGGTCGGGCAAGAGCACGTTGTTGCGCGCCATCAACCGGCTCAACGACGAGCTGCCAGGGGCGCGTCATGCTGGACGGCTCCTGCTCGACGGGGACAATGTGTACGATCCTGCCGTCGACGTGAGTGAACTGCGCCAGCGTGTGGGCATGGTGTTTCAACGGTCGAATCCGTTTCCGCGTTCGGTCTTCGACAACGTGGCCTACGGGCCGCGCCTCAACACCGGCGCGGCCGGTCGCGCCCTCGACGACAGCGTCGAAGACGCGCTGCGTCGCGCCGCACTCTGGGACGAGGTCAAGGATCGCCTGCGCGACAACGCGCTCACGCTATCCGGTGGACAACAGCAGCGGCTCTGCATCGCACGCGCGCTCGCCAATCGGCCGTCCCTGTTGCTGCTGGACGAACCGACCAGCGCGCTCGATCCGCAGGCCACGCAGCGCATCGAAGAACTCCTGTACGACCTTCAACAGGACCTCACCATCATCATCGTGACCCATAACCTGCATCAGGCGGCGCGCGTGTCCCGGCGCACGGCGTTATTGGTGGACGGCGTGCTGGTGGAAGACGCCGCCACGGATCTGCTGTTCACGCGTCCGGCCGATTCACGCACCGAAGCGTTCATCACAGGGAGGTTCGGCTGA
- a CDS encoding phosphate ABC transporter ATP-binding protein: MNELSLAAVAAPPVRLGNLSAGFADRSVLRQITVEAPAGRVLAIVGPSGCGKSTVLRCINRLHELDEGAFVSGDVSIGAFSAYSPRADVIALRRRVGMVFQRPTPFVTLSVFDNVASGLRAQRRSLPPSELEGLVELALQRAGLWREVVDRLFGSAMALSGGQQQRLCIARALAVQPDVLLLDEPTASLDPMGTQRIEELLYDLRDTVTVIMVTHNMQQAARISDVTAFLLDGRVVECAPTRQLFTTPTDARTEAYITGRFG; encoded by the coding sequence ATGAATGAGCTGTCCCTCGCGGCCGTCGCCGCACCGCCCGTGCGCCTCGGCAACCTCTCAGCGGGATTCGCCGATCGTAGCGTGCTGCGACAGATCACCGTCGAAGCGCCGGCCGGTCGCGTGCTGGCCATCGTCGGTCCGTCCGGGTGCGGCAAGAGCACCGTGTTGCGATGCATCAATCGGCTGCACGAGCTCGATGAGGGCGCTTTCGTGAGTGGCGACGTATCGATCGGCGCGTTCTCAGCCTATTCACCTCGTGCCGACGTCATCGCCCTGCGCCGCCGCGTCGGCATGGTCTTTCAGCGACCCACGCCCTTCGTCACGCTCTCCGTGTTCGACAACGTGGCCTCGGGACTGCGTGCGCAACGTCGTTCTTTGCCACCGAGTGAGCTGGAAGGACTCGTGGAACTCGCGCTGCAGCGCGCCGGACTGTGGCGTGAGGTGGTCGACCGACTCTTCGGGTCGGCCATGGCCTTATCCGGCGGTCAGCAACAACGACTGTGCATCGCGCGCGCACTCGCGGTGCAACCCGACGTGCTGCTGCTCGACGAGCCGACGGCATCGCTCGATCCCATGGGCACGCAACGCATCGAAGAGCTGCTGTACGACCTGCGCGATACCGTCACCGTCATTATGGTGACGCACAACATGCAGCAGGCCGCGCGCATCTCCGACGTCACCGCGTTTCTGCTCGATGGTCGTGTAGTGGAGTGTGCGCCGACCCGTCAGCTGTTCACCACGCCGACCGACGCGCGCACCGAAGCCTATATCACGGGCCGCTTCGGATGA
- the ppk1 gene encoding polyphosphate kinase 1 — translation MPYLNRELSWLDFNARVLEEALDTRVPLLERLKFLAIFSTNLDEFYMVRVAGLRRKVTSGAPQYPPDPLSPPEQLDAIRTRVHELLQRRHHALHALVLPALEEKGVKLVPMASLEDDERERVHAYFESQVFPVLTPLAVDPGHPFPYISNLSLSLAVDIGDPESGKEHFARVKVPRSLPRWVPIERAGEHCFVPLEEVIGEHLGTLFPGMEVKRWFTFRITRYSDLDLGQIDQPEDLLETIEQQVFQRRFGEVVRLEVQRDMPQSMRQLLLEELSESETQLVAPLSARDVHDRDDLLELGDLLQIAGIEVPELRDAPYTPVVPAPFRDGRNIFEVIRERDVLVHHPYESFSSSVEAFLEAASSDPQVLAIKLTLYRTSGDTAIVRALTEAAEAGKQVAVIIELQARFDEQNNITFARTMESYGIHVAYGLPGLKTHAKTVLVVRRDADGIRRYVHVSTGNYNSKTARLYTDIGLFTCNPQIGADSSDLFNSLTGVSRQKFYRRLIMAPANLRKRTLELIERESAHAKAGRGGRIVAKMNALVDPEVIAALYRASQAGVEIDLIVRGICCLLPGLRGVSDRIRVVSIIGRFLEHSRIAFFSNGGNPEYYIGSADWMPRNFDRRVEAMTPIEDVAWHGRLQRVLETCLADNRQAWELGADGTYRRRVPDDADVRATHATLMRDPWGAADAKGAGKTATKRKRTKASDLAESD, via the coding sequence CGAGCTCAGTTGGCTCGACTTCAATGCGCGCGTGCTCGAGGAAGCGCTCGATACCCGCGTCCCGTTGCTGGAGCGCCTCAAGTTCCTGGCAATCTTCAGTACGAATCTGGACGAGTTCTACATGGTGCGTGTAGCGGGCCTGCGCCGAAAGGTCACGTCGGGCGCGCCGCAGTATCCGCCCGATCCACTCTCGCCCCCCGAACAGCTCGACGCCATTCGCACGCGGGTGCACGAGTTGCTGCAGCGCCGGCATCACGCGTTGCACGCGCTCGTGTTGCCGGCACTCGAAGAGAAGGGCGTCAAGCTGGTGCCGATGGCGTCGCTCGAAGACGACGAGCGCGAGCGCGTGCACGCGTATTTCGAGTCGCAGGTGTTCCCGGTTCTCACCCCGCTGGCGGTGGACCCGGGACATCCGTTTCCGTACATCTCGAATCTGTCGCTCTCACTGGCGGTGGACATCGGCGATCCGGAGAGTGGGAAGGAGCATTTTGCGCGCGTGAAAGTTCCGCGGTCGCTCCCGCGTTGGGTGCCGATCGAGCGCGCGGGCGAGCATTGCTTTGTGCCGCTGGAAGAGGTGATCGGCGAACATCTCGGGACGCTGTTTCCGGGCATGGAGGTGAAGCGTTGGTTCACCTTCCGCATCACGCGCTACTCGGATCTCGACCTTGGCCAGATCGACCAGCCGGAGGACCTGCTGGAAACGATCGAGCAGCAGGTCTTTCAGCGCCGGTTCGGTGAGGTAGTACGCCTGGAAGTGCAGCGCGATATGCCGCAGTCGATGCGACAGCTGCTGTTGGAAGAGCTCAGCGAGAGCGAGACGCAGCTGGTCGCGCCGCTCAGTGCGCGCGATGTGCATGATCGCGACGACTTGCTGGAGCTCGGAGATCTGTTGCAGATCGCCGGCATCGAGGTGCCCGAACTGCGCGACGCGCCCTACACGCCGGTGGTCCCGGCGCCGTTCCGCGATGGCCGCAACATCTTCGAGGTGATCCGCGAGCGCGACGTGCTGGTGCATCACCCGTACGAGTCGTTCAGTTCGTCGGTGGAGGCGTTCCTCGAAGCGGCGTCGAGCGATCCGCAAGTGCTCGCCATCAAGCTCACGTTGTACCGCACCTCGGGCGACACCGCGATCGTGCGGGCACTCACCGAGGCGGCCGAAGCCGGCAAACAGGTGGCGGTCATCATCGAGCTGCAGGCGCGCTTCGACGAGCAGAACAACATCACGTTCGCGCGTACGATGGAAAGCTACGGCATCCACGTGGCCTACGGACTGCCCGGGCTCAAGACGCACGCGAAGACGGTGTTGGTGGTGCGGCGCGATGCCGACGGTATCCGGCGCTACGTGCATGTCAGTACCGGCAATTACAACTCGAAGACGGCGCGGTTGTACACCGACATCGGCCTGTTCACCTGTAATCCGCAGATCGGCGCCGATTCCAGCGACCTGTTCAACTCGCTCACCGGCGTCTCGCGCCAGAAGTTCTATCGACGCCTGATCATGGCGCCGGCGAATCTGCGCAAGCGGACGCTCGAACTGATCGAGCGCGAGTCGGCGCACGCCAAAGCCGGGCGCGGCGGGCGCATCGTCGCCAAGATGAATGCCTTGGTCGATCCCGAAGTCATCGCGGCGCTGTATCGCGCGTCGCAGGCCGGGGTCGAGATCGATCTGATCGTGCGTGGCATCTGTTGTTTGCTGCCGGGGCTCCGCGGGGTGAGCGATCGTATTCGCGTCGTCAGCATCATCGGTCGTTTCCTCGAGCACTCGCGGATCGCCTTCTTCTCGAACGGCGGGAACCCCGAGTACTACATCGGATCGGCCGACTGGATGCCGCGAAACTTCGATCGCCGCGTTGAAGCCATGACGCCGATCGAGGACGTGGCATGGCACGGCCGATTGCAGCGCGTGCTCGAAACGTGTCTGGCCGACAACCGACAGGCGTGGGAGCTTGGTGCCGACGGTACGTATCGCCGTCGGGTTCCGGATGACGCCGACGTACGCGCGACGCATGCCACGCTGATGCGCGACCCCTGGGGGGCAGCGGATGCCAAGGGGGCGGGCAAGACGGCTACCAAGCGGAAGCGCACGAAGGCGTCGGACCTGGCGGAGTCGGACTGA
- the pstA gene encoding phosphate ABC transporter permease PstA: protein MTTRARQRKRRGQVMTVFTWIAAAVAVIPLVLILAQLLLNGLGQLTPTFFTQMPSPPGVRGGGVANAIMGSILLVAIAMSVAVPIGIGAGLYLAEHRRGRFAQVVRLLADVLSGLPSIVLGIFAWELIVRPSGHFSAWAGGIALGLLVLPLVARATEEMVRLVPVALTEAALALGFSRWRTALTVVLRTAMPGIVTAVLIAMSRAAGETAPLLFTAFGNPFWSVDPSRPIAALPLQIYSYAQSPYDEWRAQAWAGALVLLILVTIISVIGRAVVGARAKLLSAVTPRVGRVDE, encoded by the coding sequence ATGACCACGCGCGCGCGCCAGCGCAAACGCCGCGGGCAGGTCATGACCGTGTTCACGTGGATCGCCGCCGCCGTGGCGGTGATTCCGCTTGTACTCATTCTGGCGCAACTGCTGCTGAACGGGCTCGGCCAGCTCACCCCCACGTTCTTCACGCAGATGCCGTCGCCACCGGGCGTCCGTGGCGGTGGCGTTGCGAACGCGATCATGGGATCGATCCTGCTCGTGGCCATCGCCATGTCGGTAGCCGTTCCGATCGGCATCGGGGCGGGCTTGTATCTCGCGGAACACCGTCGCGGCCGATTCGCGCAGGTCGTGCGATTGTTGGCCGATGTGCTGAGCGGTCTTCCATCCATCGTGCTCGGCATCTTCGCGTGGGAATTGATCGTCCGTCCATCCGGACATTTCTCAGCGTGGGCCGGCGGCATCGCCTTGGGGTTGCTGGTCCTGCCGCTCGTGGCCAGGGCCACCGAAGAGATGGTACGACTCGTGCCCGTCGCCCTCACGGAAGCAGCTTTGGCGCTTGGCTTCTCGCGCTGGCGAACCGCACTGACGGTCGTGCTACGCACGGCGATGCCCGGCATCGTGACGGCCGTGTTGATCGCGATGTCCCGCGCGGCCGGCGAAACAGCCCCGCTGCTCTTCACCGCCTTCGGCAACCCGTTCTGGTCCGTCGATCCGTCTCGACCAATCGCCGCGCTGCCGCTGCAGATCTATTCCTACGCGCAGAGCCCCTACGACGAGTGGCGCGCACAAGCGTGGGCCGGCGCCCTGGTGTTGCTCATCCTTGTCACCATCATCAGCGTCATTGGTCGCGCCGTCGTGGGGGCCCGCGCCAAGCTGTTGTCGGCGGTCACGCCGCGTGTGGGTCGCGTCGATGAATGA
- the phoU gene encoding phosphate signaling complex protein PhoU: MRNAPAGYRHFHDELALLKQRLLDMSERAESLVALSVEALLERDRDKAIAVIEADEELDRLEVEAENQAIAMLALQQPMARDLRFLIGAIKVSSDLERVGDHAVNIAQCAVRLVDQRVAVPAVPALADMARRARAMLSDSLDAFIRGDGALGRAVGKADDDVDAQHEGIFRALLADMMGDPQSIAPSLELLLVSRNLERVADLATNIGEDAVYLAEGKQIRHRFDEDAPTPSSSDST, from the coding sequence ATGCGCAATGCCCCCGCCGGCTACCGACATTTCCACGACGAACTTGCCCTGCTGAAGCAGCGGCTGCTCGATATGTCCGAGCGTGCGGAATCGCTGGTGGCGCTGTCGGTTGAAGCGCTGCTCGAGCGCGACCGCGACAAGGCCATCGCCGTCATCGAGGCCGACGAAGAACTCGACCGGCTCGAGGTGGAGGCGGAGAATCAGGCCATCGCCATGCTGGCGCTGCAGCAGCCGATGGCCCGCGACCTCCGGTTCCTGATTGGCGCCATCAAGGTCTCGAGCGACCTCGAGCGCGTGGGAGATCACGCCGTGAACATTGCGCAATGTGCGGTGCGCTTGGTGGATCAGCGCGTCGCCGTCCCGGCCGTTCCGGCGCTCGCGGATATGGCTAGGCGGGCGCGAGCCATGCTCAGCGACTCGCTCGACGCCTTCATCCGCGGCGATGGCGCCCTCGGCCGGGCGGTGGGTAAGGCCGATGACGACGTCGACGCCCAGCACGAGGGCATCTTCCGCGCGCTGCTGGCCGACATGATGGGCGACCCACAAAGCATCGCCCCATCACTCGAACTCCTGTTGGTGAGCCGGAATCTGGAGCGGGTGGCCGATCTGGCCACCAACATCGGGGAAGACGCCGTGTATCTTGCCGAGGGGAAGCAGATCCGTCATCGGTTCGACGAGGACGCCCCAACGCCTTCTTCCAGCGACTCGACATGA
- a CDS encoding Ppx/GppA phosphatase family protein, producing MTAPSTTASTDIRIAAIDIGSNSVRQIVADVSPTGQIRVVDEMKAMPRLGEGLEATGSLSTTAIDAAVTAVQRMVTLAGQLGAERIEIVATSAVRDAANGADFTEQVQALTGRSVRILSGEEEALLCFRSALAHFELGAGRTVVMDIGGGSLELVLAKDGLIERVASLPFGAVRLTERFLSPKVTPRRVRALREHVRDGLRRSVPVKDWRGAQVIGSGGTFTNLAGIVLSRQHVAVRSPHGTRVTRVELEHVLDWLQRLESHERAHVPGLNPARADIIVAGLAVAAEVLSRFDPRDLLASAYGIREGLLLEAARVTPVVADPGVARERSVREFAERCHYEEPHARQVQALSLQLFDALAPRLQLGADDRRLLADAALLHDVGYHINYEKHHKHSFHLISHAELLGMTPAQQIVVAHVARYHRGTSPKTKHRGFAQLDRATRDRVVKLAALLRFADGMDRGHVAAVGALRVKLTSDALRVSVVEAEGATNVRLECWGASRKRQLLEEVLGRPIIVVAPDGTEISADDDGDGE from the coding sequence ATGACGGCACCAAGCACGACCGCATCGACCGACATCCGGATCGCCGCGATCGACATCGGCTCCAACTCGGTCCGCCAGATCGTGGCGGACGTGTCCCCCACCGGGCAGATCCGCGTGGTGGACGAGATGAAGGCGATGCCGCGGCTGGGAGAAGGACTCGAGGCTACCGGCTCCCTGTCGACGACGGCGATCGATGCGGCCGTGACTGCGGTGCAGCGCATGGTGACGTTGGCCGGCCAGCTGGGTGCCGAGCGCATTGAGATCGTGGCCACCAGCGCCGTGCGTGATGCCGCCAATGGCGCCGACTTCACCGAGCAGGTCCAAGCGCTGACCGGCCGCAGCGTCCGTATTCTGAGTGGCGAGGAAGAAGCGCTGCTCTGCTTCCGCAGTGCACTCGCGCATTTCGAGTTGGGCGCCGGCCGTACGGTGGTGATGGACATCGGGGGCGGCTCGCTGGAGCTCGTGCTGGCGAAAGACGGCCTCATCGAGCGGGTGGCGTCGCTTCCGTTCGGCGCCGTCCGGCTCACGGAACGCTTTCTCTCCCCCAAGGTGACGCCGCGTCGCGTGCGCGCGCTGCGCGAGCATGTGCGCGACGGCCTCCGGCGCTCGGTGCCGGTGAAAGATTGGCGCGGGGCGCAGGTGATCGGCTCGGGCGGCACGTTCACGAACCTCGCCGGCATCGTATTGTCGCGACAGCACGTCGCGGTGCGCTCACCGCACGGGACGCGCGTGACGCGCGTGGAACTGGAGCACGTGCTCGATTGGCTGCAGCGACTCGAGTCGCATGAACGCGCGCATGTGCCGGGACTCAACCCGGCGCGCGCCGACATCATCGTAGCTGGACTCGCCGTCGCCGCCGAAGTCCTGTCGCGCTTTGACCCGCGCGATTTGCTGGCGTCGGCGTACGGCATTCGTGAAGGCCTGCTGCTGGAAGCCGCGCGCGTAACGCCCGTAGTGGCCGATCCCGGCGTCGCACGCGAGCGCTCGGTGCGTGAGTTCGCCGAACGCTGTCACTACGAAGAGCCGCATGCGCGCCAAGTGCAGGCGTTGTCGCTGCAGCTGTTCGACGCGCTCGCGCCACGCCTCCAGCTGGGCGCCGACGATCGCCGACTACTTGCCGACGCCGCGCTGCTGCACGATGTGGGGTACCATATCAACTACGAGAAACACCACAAGCATTCGTTTCACCTGATTTCGCATGCGGAGCTCCTGGGCATGACGCCGGCGCAGCAGATCGTGGTCGCGCATGTCGCCCGCTATCACCGCGGCACGTCGCCCAAGACCAAGCACCGCGGCTTCGCGCAGCTCGACCGCGCGACGCGAGATCGCGTGGTAAAGCTGGCCGCGCTGCTGCGCTTCGCCGACGGCATGGACCGAGGCCACGTGGCGGCGGTCGGCGCACTGCGCGTGAAGCTGACCAGCGACGCACTGCGGGTGAGTGTGGTGGAAGCCGAGGGCGCCACGAACGTGCGCCTCGAGTGCTGGGGCGCGAGCCGCAAGCGACAGCTGCTCGAGGAAGTCTTGGGCCGACCGATCATCGTGGTCGCGCCGGATGGCACCGAGATCAGTGCCGACGACGACGGAGACGGCGAGTAG